One Candidatus Nitrotoga arctica genomic window, TTTTTGTCATCGCGTAGATAAGCGCGTGGTGAACCGTCGCGCCACTGAAGCGCTGATCCGCAGTGGCGCATTCGATAAGATTTCGGATCATCGCTATCAGTTGCTGGCGTCGCTCGAGATCGCGCTTTGCAGCGCGGAACAGAAAGCACAATCAGTCAATCAAAATAGTCTATTCGAATACGATGCAAGTGTGACGATGTCGGTGCAAATGAAGAACGTCCCGCGCTGGACGGTGCGCGAGCAATTGCAACATGAAAAAACCAGCTTGGGTTTTTATCTCAGCGGCCATCCCTATCAAGAATATGCCAACGAACTAGAAAATTTCGTCAAGACACGCCTGGCCGATATCACGCTGCAAGCGCTACCGCAAAACGGCAACACCAAACGCGGTGGAGTGCCGGTAGTATTGGCTGGCATAGTGTCTGCCATGCGAATACAGCAGACGCGGCGTGGGCGCATGGCAATTGTCACACTGGACGATGGCAGCGCACAGTTGGAAATGATGGTATTCAACGAAGTTTTCGAGGCCAATCGCCCGTGGATACGTGAAGATGAATTGCTGGTGGTGCGCGGCAAAGCCAGTCTCGACGAGTATTCCGGCAATATGCGCGTCAATGGTGAGGAGTTATTCGATTTCGCCTCGGCGCGTTCCACTTTCGCGAAGCGCCTGGAACTTACTGTTGCGTCTGACGCACGCATTAGCGTGACTCAGTTAAAAGAACTACTCGAGCCCTACCGAGAAGGCAAATGCATGACTGTAGTGTGCTACCGCAATACGAGCGGGAGCGCAAACCTGAAGCTGGGCGAGGCTTGGAGTGTCACGCTGCACAGTGATCTAATGAGCGGATTAAAGAAACTGCTAGGCGAGCAGAATGTTCATATTGCTTATACTTGAGCAAGTTTTTTCTCTTCCAATAATTTGGTAGCACGGCGTAATGCGGTGCCCAGGCCAGCCGTTACATTGTCGCTTTCCATCTCGTCAAAAAATCCTGCTTGATGCACCCTGAAATAGGGTTGTTTGTGGGCGCCGCAAAGAATGAGAATTGGGGGCGGAAAAATTCGGCCAGTTTCTTGGAGCAGACTACTTAATCCTCATGCCAGGTTGTGCGCCATCGTCCGGACTGAGGATGAATAAACCGGGCGCATCGCCGGAAGCCGCCAGCACCATCCCTTCCGATAAACCGAATTTCATCTTGCGTGGCGCAAGATTCGCAACCATCACCGTCATGCGACCCTTTAATTTTTCCGGCTCGTAAACCGACTTGATGCCCGCAAACACCGTGCGCGTTTTTTCCTCACCGATGTCCAACGTCAGTTTCAGCAGCTTCTCCGCGCCTTCAACATGCTCGGCGTTGACGATTTTAGCCACGCGCAGATCGACCTTGCTGAAGTCGTCGATACTGATGGTTTCAGCGATGGGCGCAATGGCGTGCTGCTGCGCCTCAGCATGACGAACAGGGGATGGCGGCGGTGCAAGGGTTTCTTTATTGGCTTCAATCATGGCATCTATTAGTTTTTGGTCAATGCGGGTCATCAGGTGTTGGTAAGGGTTAATTCGATGGCTGATGATCGGGCGATTAACATCTCTTAAGCTTAGTGGTGCAATGTTTAAGAAGGTCTCTACACTGCTTGCAAGTTGAGGTAGGACCGGTTTGAGATAAATTGTGAGAAGGCGAAATAGCTCAATAGCGGCAGTGCATACTTGGTGAAGCTCATCCCTTCTCGCGTCGTCCTTGGCGATTGCCCAAGGGGCTTTTTCATTTACATAGCGATTTGCAATGTCCGCAAACTCCATAATTTGGCGGATGGCCTTTCCATAATCTCGTTCTTCATACGCCTTCCCAATATCATTTGCACGTTTCCTAAATCTGCCAAACAAATCTTCGTCACCAGGGATAATTTGCGCCACAGCAAAGCTACCGCCTTGCTTCTTGGCAGATTCAAGTTCATCTTCGGCAATTTGCTTGTAATAGGGTTTGGGGTCGATTTGTGGAAGAGAAGAAGCTAATTGACCATCAAAAAGTTTATGGATGAACCCCGCACACCGGCTCGCAATATTGATGTACTTCCCAATCAAGTCGCTGTTCACCTTCGCGACAAAATCTTCCAAACTCAGGTCAATATCTTCCATCGTCCCATTGAGTTTCGCGGCATAGTAGTAGCGCAAATATTCCGGGTTGAGTCCCTGCTTGAGGTAGCTATCTGCGGTGATAAAAGTCCCGCGTGATTTGCTCATTTTCTCGCCGTTGACGGTGAGAAAGCCGTGTGCGAACAGCTTAGTTGGCGTGCGAAAACCGGCATGTTGCAGCATCGCGGGCCAGAACAAGGCGTGAAAATAAAGGATGTCCTTTCCGATGAAGTGGTACAGCTCAGTATCGGAATCTGGCTTCCAGTAATCGTCGAAGGCGATGCCATCGGCATCGCACAGCTTTTTGAAGCTGCCCATGTAGCCTACCGGCGCATCCAGCCACACATAAAAATATTTGCCCGGTGCATCGGGTATCTCAAAGCCGAAATAGGGCGCGTCGCGAGAAATGTCCCAGTCGGTGAGTTTGTTCTCGCCTGCAGTGCCCAGCCATTCCTGCATCTTGTTGGCGGCTTCTGGTTGCAGTGTTCCGCTGCGTGTCCACTCGCGCAGGAACTGTTGGCATGTGTCAGCGGAGAGCTTGAAAAAATAATGGTCGGAGTTACGCCGCTCGGGTTGCGCACCGGACACGGCGGAGTAGGGATTGATCAGTTCGGTGGGCGAATAAGTGGTGCCGCACACTTCGCAATTGTCGCCGTATTGATCCTTGGCGTGGCATTTGGGACATTCGCCCTTGATGAAACGATCCGGCAGGAACATATTCTTGACCGGATCATAGAACTGCTCGACTGAACGCACTTCAATCAAGCCCGCGGCTTTAAGTTTGCAATAAATTGCCTCTGCATATTCTTTAGTTTCGTTACTGTTAGTGCTGCCATAGTGGTCGAACTCGACATGAAAACCTTCAAAATCTGACTTGTGTTCATGCCACACGCGATCTATCAATTGTTCCGGGGTGATACCTTCTTTTTCAGCGCGAAGCATGACAGGCGTGCCGTGAGTATCGTCTGCACAGACGTAATAACATGTGTTGCCTAGCATTTTTTGGAAGCGCACCCATATGTCGGTCTGAATGTACTCAACCAAATGACCCAAATGGATACTACCATTGGCATAAGGCAATGCGGACGTAACCAGTATCTTGCGCAACATAAATAGAAAACCCCTTGTAAAGGGCCGTAATTGTAGCAAAATTGAACTATAGGCGTGACGGGGAATCTTGGGTAGAATGCTTGCCCCCTATCGTTTTAATTGCAGGAGCAGCACATGAGTTTTACCGACGCAGACGTACAGGCCGCATTGGCAAAGTTGATTGACCCCAATACAAAAAAAGATTTTGTAGCGGGCAAGTCGGTAAAAAATATAAAGATCAGCGGTGATAATTTATCGCTCGATATTCAGCTTGGCTACCCTGCGAAAAGCGTGTGGGACGAGATACGAGTGATGGTAGAAAATCACCTGCGTAGCGCTTTACCAGGTATCAACACTCTTTGCGTGAATGTAAGCAGCAAGGTAGTGCCCCATGCTGTGCAGCGCGGCGTAAAGCTAGTTGATGGGGTAAAGAATATTATTGCGGTGGCCAGCGGCAAAGGCGGTGTGGGCAAATCCACTACGGCGGTGAATCTGGCGTTGGCACTGGCTGCGGAAGGTGCCCGCGTCGGGATTCTGGATGCGGATATTTACGGCCCTTCCCTGCCCACCATGATGGGCATCAAAGGCGAGCCCGTATCGCGCGATGGCAAGTCGGTCGAGCCTATGCAGGGACATGGACTGCAGGTCATGTCCATCGGCTTCATGATTCAAGGCGAGGATGTGCCGATGGTCTGGCGCGGCCCGATGGTCACTCAGGCACTGGATCAATTGTTGAATCAGACGCGCTGGGATGAGCTGGACTATCTAGTGGTGGATATGCCGCCCGGCACTGGCGATATCCAATTGACTCTGTCACAAAAAGTACCGGTAACCGGGGCGATCATCGTAACCACTCCACAGGACATCGCACTGATGGATGCGCGCAAGGGACTCAAAATGTTCGAGAAGGTGAGCATAAAGATACTTGGTATCGTGGAAAACATGAGCACGCACATCTGCTCGAAATGCGGGCATGAGGAACACATCTTCGGGAGCGGCGGAGCCGAAAAGATGTGTAACGACTACAAAGTAGAGCTCCTCGGTTCTTTGCCTTTGGACATCCGCATTCGCGAGCAGGCCGATTCCGGCAACCCCACCGTCATGGCCGACCCCGATGGTGTAATTGCCAAAGAGTACAAACAGATTGCGCGGCGCCTGGCGGTGAAAGTTGCTGAAATGGCGCAAGATTATAGTGCGGCGTTTCCTAAAATTGTGATGCAGAAGACATAAGGATAAAACGCGAAGTGCAAAGTGTCATGGAGCATTTATATTTTTATTCTTTTCCCTGGACCATAACTTTTGTATCGAACTAAACATGAGCATTAAATCAGACAAGTGGATACGTCACATGGCCAAACAGTACGGCATGATCGAGCCGTTCGAACCCGGGCAGGTGAAAGAAATGAATGGCCAGCGTATCGTGTCATATGGCACGTCGAGCTACGGCTATGACATCCGTTGCTCAGACGAATTCAAGCTATTCACCAACATCAATAGCACCATCGTCGATCCAAAGAATTTCGATGCCAACTCTTTCGTCGAGCTCAAGAACGACTATTGCATCATCCCGCCCAACTCTTTCGCGCTGGCACGTACCGTGGAACACTTTCGCATTCCCCGCAACGTACTGACCATTTGCCTGGGTAAATCTACCTACGCGCGGTGCGGCATAATCGTCAATGTCACACCCTTAGAGCCGGAATGGGAAGGTTATGTAACACTGGAGTTTTCCAATACCACGCCTTTACCGGCAAAAATTTACGCCAATGAGGGCGTGGCGCAAGTGATCTTCTTCGAGTCTGACGAAGTATGCGAAGTCTCATACAAAGATAGGGGCGGCAAGTATCAGGGGCAAGTTGGGGTTACGCTACCCAAGATATGAATATAGTCAGGTGAAGAATAAGCAGTCCAACACTCACCCGCCATTTAGCAAAGTATGAATCAGATGAGTGGTTACATTCCGCCCATCCATTGAACTCTACTGAATCAAATAGAGGTATAAAATTTAATGGCACCCAATCCGC contains:
- the dcd gene encoding dCTP deaminase; protein product: MSIKSDKWIRHMAKQYGMIEPFEPGQVKEMNGQRIVSYGTSSYGYDIRCSDEFKLFTNINSTIVDPKNFDANSFVELKNDYCIIPPNSFALARTVEHFRIPRNVLTICLGKSTYARCGIIVNVTPLEPEWEGYVTLEFSNTTPLPAKIYANEGVAQVIFFESDEVCEVSYKDRGGKYQGQVGVTLPKI
- the metG gene encoding methionine--tRNA ligase, producing the protein MLRKILVTSALPYANGSIHLGHLVEYIQTDIWVRFQKMLGNTCYYVCADDTHGTPVMLRAEKEGITPEQLIDRVWHEHKSDFEGFHVEFDHYGSTNSNETKEYAEAIYCKLKAAGLIEVRSVEQFYDPVKNMFLPDRFIKGECPKCHAKDQYGDNCEVCGTTYSPTELINPYSAVSGAQPERRNSDHYFFKLSADTCQQFLREWTRSGTLQPEAANKMQEWLGTAGENKLTDWDISRDAPYFGFEIPDAPGKYFYVWLDAPVGYMGSFKKLCDADGIAFDDYWKPDSDTELYHFIGKDILYFHALFWPAMLQHAGFRTPTKLFAHGFLTVNGEKMSKSRGTFITADSYLKQGLNPEYLRYYYAAKLNGTMEDIDLSLEDFVAKVNSDLIGKYINIASRCAGFIHKLFDGQLASSLPQIDPKPYYKQIAEDELESAKKQGGSFAVAQIIPGDEDLFGRFRKRANDIGKAYEERDYGKAIRQIMEFADIANRYVNEKAPWAIAKDDARRDELHQVCTAAIELFRLLTIYLKPVLPQLASSVETFLNIAPLSLRDVNRPIISHRINPYQHLMTRIDQKLIDAMIEANKETLAPPPSPVRHAEAQQHAIAPIAETISIDDFSKVDLRVAKIVNAEHVEGAEKLLKLTLDIGEEKTRTVFAGIKSVYEPEKLKGRMTVMVANLAPRKMKFGLSEGMVLAASGDAPGLFILSPDDGAQPGMRIK
- the apbC gene encoding iron-sulfur cluster carrier protein ApbC, which translates into the protein MSFTDADVQAALAKLIDPNTKKDFVAGKSVKNIKISGDNLSLDIQLGYPAKSVWDEIRVMVENHLRSALPGINTLCVNVSSKVVPHAVQRGVKLVDGVKNIIAVASGKGGVGKSTTAVNLALALAAEGARVGILDADIYGPSLPTMMGIKGEPVSRDGKSVEPMQGHGLQVMSIGFMIQGEDVPMVWRGPMVTQALDQLLNQTRWDELDYLVVDMPPGTGDIQLTLSQKVPVTGAIIVTTPQDIALMDARKGLKMFEKVSIKILGIVENMSTHICSKCGHEEHIFGSGGAEKMCNDYKVELLGSLPLDIRIREQADSGNPTVMADPDGVIAKEYKQIARRLAVKVAEMAQDYSAAFPKIVMQKT